ACCCAGCGCGGCTTCCAGGCCAACTCCAAGGTCATCACCACCACCGACGAAATGCTCAGCGAGCTGATCAACCTCAAGCGCTGACGTACCATCCCGCATAAAGTGTACATTTTAGCCCGGAACCTATCGAGTTTCCGGGCTTTTTCATTTTTGAATTGTGAATTTTGAAAATGGCTCTTTTGAAAACCAAATAACCGAGCGGCTACTTGACCATTCTAATTAAGCAGTTAAATTTAAGGTTAAACGTACAAATACGGTCAAAATGCTATTATAAAGTCATGCATCCCTGATACCTGAAAAGAAAAAACTGCTTATCTTCCCCAACGCACTTGGAGGTTTCATGAAGCTCCTTTTGCCCTTCGGCGTACTCTTCGCCATGTACATCGCTATCATCATTCTCGATTACATCTGGCTCGGTATTCTTACCAAGAAATTTATTATAGACCAGTTCGGGTCGCTCATCTCGGTGAAGGATGGCTCTATCCAAACCAACATTCCTGTCGGACTGCTGGCTTGGCTTGCCATAGCTGCCGGTGCCTACATCTTCGCGGTGGCGCCTGCGGGCTCTGCCGGCAGAGCAGCTTTTATGGGAGCGGTTTTTGGCTTCATAGCCTACGCGATATATGACTTGACCAATCTTACCTTCATCACCAACTATCCGACTAAATTTGTGCTCGTCGAC
This portion of the Syntrophotalea acetylenica genome encodes:
- a CDS encoding DUF2177 family protein; its protein translation is MKLLLPFGVLFAMYIAIIILDYIWLGILTKKFIIDQFGSLISVKDGSIQTNIPVGLLAWLAIAAGAYIFAVAPAGSAGRAAFMGAVFGFIAYAIYDLTNLTFITNYPTKFVLVDIAWGTFLCSAIAFIGFFTRSLFLK